The sequence CACACCACTCTCCGGCGGAATACCCCCCCCCTCACCACCTCCTTCATGCCAATAACGTCCATCTTCTGGAGCAACAACGAGAACGCCTTCTTTGCCCTCTTCAATTGCTCGCACCCGAGAGAATTCCATTGCCGCCCGCAATTGCACGATCACCAGGCGAGGATCAGCAGAAGTGAAGCGGCTCCCGATGGCCGGCGCGACTAACGTGGTTGCAACTGCAACGATGAGGAGCACAAGAACTAGTTCCAACAGGGTGAAGCCAGACATTCGCCTGTAGTATGAGTGAGTCCGCAATTCCCAATGCTTTACAGCACGCGCTCTCAGGGAACAAGCAAAAGAGGAGAGTTGGCACTCCATACGTTCTCGTGTCATCCTTCTGCTATTTTTCCTCTGTAGCCTTTAGCCTTCGGCCTGTTTCTGCCCATTACCTTCAGTCTTGCGAATTTCCCCAATTTTCAGGAAGATCACCAGGATCGCGATGCCAATACTGAGCATATAACGCGATTCATTCATGGGTTCAGGTGAGACAAGAATCTGCTGAAGACCAAAAACGATGAGCGCCGCCATCAAGACAATCATGAAACGATTCCAATTACCTCTATTCATGGACAACTCCTAACGAATCAAATCCATTCGTCGTGTCAGATCTTTGGTAATGTTCTTATGATGCGCTTCCAGCGTGCCGCCGCCAATCTCTAAGAGTTTGGAGTCGCGCCAGAGTCTTTCGACAACATACTCATTGAAATAGCCGTATCCGCCCAAGACTTGCATCGCATTGTCAGCCACATTCTTTGCCATTGTCGTTGCCA is a genomic window of Deltaproteobacteria bacterium containing:
- a CDS encoding prepilin-type N-terminal cleavage/methylation domain-containing protein; this translates as MTRERMECQLSSFACSLRARAVKHWELRTHSYYRRMSGFTLLELVLVLLIVAVATTLVAPAIGSRFTSADPRLVIVQLRAAMEFSRVRAIEEGKEGVLVVAPEDGRYWHEGGGEGGGIPPESGVLVARGRFTRETGEVEFHFYPDGTNSGGEVLIEKPRNEGGKIYRLTLNPLLGTATIRRDN